The genomic region CCAAATCATAACACAGTTTGATATTCCATTAGTTACATGGAACACCAGAGCCACTTGTCAATTGGAGGAACAGCATATACCCTAGCACTAcatacaattaaaatatattttaaatttatcaaattgaAATATTCAGGAACATGAAGCAAACTGTACATTTTAATGCCAATACTATATTCAAGCAGACAAGAAGTTAAGGTTAAGCTCAGAGTAAAATAGTTCCCAATGGTTTAAGAACAAGCAAACTTACCTACGTAAACGCCGAGGATCCTGTCGGAAGCCTGGAGGCAAAAGAAAGGGGGCTGGTCCACTTAGATTAGGTCCAGGACGTCCACCTCTACTATTGCCTTCGAAAGGAGGAGGACCACCCCGCTCTCTAAACACCTGCATTGCAAGTTCAGGTGGAGCTGGAACGAAGGGCCCCAACGGACTGCAATTACACATGTATAAGCCctcaagatgatgataagttAACTACTGTTGCTTGTAGAATGCGCAAAACTTACCCAGCACCAGGAACAGGCATCAATACTGGCGGAGGTGCTATATCTGAGGAAAATGGTGCTGCCACCCGCATCCCTTGTCCTccaaaagcatcaaacattGTATCATCACGATTCCCTCCATCAGGACCATCATTGTTGGATGTAAAATCACTTGATTGTGGGTTCTCAGATCTATCATATCTATCACTGCCATTTGCTCGATTATCACGTTCTCTACGTGGACCACGTTCATCTTTCAAGCGATTTTCCAATATTTTACGTCTCTGGGGCTTGTCCTTctgcaagaagaaaaaattataaaaaagaaatagaaaaaagatgaggttataaaagcaataaaagcaataataacatcaaaacaACACCAGTCGTAGCATACCGGTATAGATTGCTGCATAACAGGCGTCCCACCAGGCGCATCTGGATCACTGTGAATGGCAACAATGTAAATCTTACAATATTATCCTTAAAATAGAATATATAAACAACTATATGCTCCATGTAAGACCATACTCACTTCATGTAGTTCTGGAAATAAAGCTCTTCACGCACTTTAGATGTTAGCTCCATCACAAGTTCCGGATGTTTAAGTTTAAGATGCTTGTGCACGAATTCTGCAGCATGAAAGAGCTTTGTGCAACCCTTAGCACCACAACCATACTTCCAACCATACTTTTCATCCCTAATCTTCCGGACATAAGGATCCAAAGCTTCAACAGCAGCAGCATCTATCTTGTCCTTAGCAGTCATTAATACCAAAGGATCTTGACCCCTCAATCTCTCTTGCCACCGTGAGTCAAGTTTCTTTTCCCACTCAGATCCATTGTTAGTCACATCAGAATTCTTTCCCTCTGCTCTCACGTGCCTAAGACCCTTAGCTTCACTTGTTTCAATCATTCCATAATAATCCAAGCCATGGACACGCCACAAGTAAGTTATAAGAGTATCAAGAAGCTCAACGCCTTCCAGGCCTTTCACAGAAGCCAAGCCACGTACAATAATTACAGGGCCCGTCAAACCACCATGAGATTTATCTCTATTTATTTTGTCATTGTCAGACccacttaaaatattttcctcaATTCCTTTTTCAGAATCCAGTTTTCGTACAAGGCCCTGTGCTTGCTCAATGTCAATCTGAATTCTTCTGGGTTCAGAACTGACAGGGTGAGCCTTTGGAGCCGCAGAAAGATCAGTTTCTTTTGCAGGTCCCCTACCGTGCCGCCTTCTTTTGCCACCAATGTCTGCTTCATCTTCAGAATTAGGATCACTGATCTGTCCTGATTTATTTGATGACAAGGCATTGACACCAGGACTTCTGCATAAAGATAGAAGTTATTCATCAGGAGCTGGAAATATGTTTTGTGAAGCAGCTGGAAAATATGCAGGTAGCCAGGTTAAATTTGCATGTAAAATAGGTGATACAAAACACCAATCTTACAATTCCAGTGTTCCACTCTGCAGATCAAGCAAAAAGTCCTTCGCAACTTTGCGTGCAAGCTCATTCCTCCTAAAAAAGAAATGCCCAAaacaaaacatgaaattgaaaaaaagaatcCAAGAACAGTGCGATAAAGctaatgaaattttgattaaaatgcGGACAAACAACCCATCAATGACACCATGCTACAAAATACAGGGCTGAAGGGGTTCCATCAGCTTACTAACAAATTTATGAACTGAAACATAATGAAACATGCAAGTATAACTAACCTTTCAATAACAGTAACCAAGTTTGTTGGATGATATTTGTCTCTCAACCTACATACAAAAGCAAGTCTAATTAGAACAATGAGGTGAATGAAAGGTCAGGAATTCAGTGAACAACGGGAAGTACCATTCCTCATCTTTGTGGGCATCAAAAAACGCTCGTTTTTGGGTAGATATATACTCTGACTTGTATTCTTGGTACCTACACAGTAAAAAGTAGTTCAAGTCCATTTGTTTAAGGCACAAGTCCcaaaaatgttaaaatcaaatcaataaaattattccaAATTAATACCTTCGCTCAGCTTCAGCTGGTAATATATCATCCTCAAGCTCTTGGATGAATTGCTTGTATGACATCAATCCTTCTCTGAAAAATTTACTTCTCATGTCATATTATTGAATGAGATAAATAAAGATCCAACAATTAAACAATAAGAACAATTCTGACATTCTCCTCAGTTAAAAGAGAACTTGAATGATACCATCAATgcaatgaaatgaaaagcaattgaAACCTCATCTAATACAAGAGTCCACAATCGAGATGGAAAGCTAACCTTTGAGTACTCCCTGAATTGGCAGCATCACCATAACCACGGCTGGAATCCCAATCTGCAGAAGCAATATCATTCAGCAAACGAAAATAAAATAgc from Theobroma cacao cultivar B97-61/B2 chromosome 9, Criollo_cocoa_genome_V2, whole genome shotgun sequence harbors:
- the LOC18590839 gene encoding serrate RNA effector molecule, with the protein product MAEVINMLVDSLDRRRGDRKDNNNNNNNNNNNNRQPPSSDDPNSSPPPLPPPRRRDRDSRERRDREYYDRNRSPPPPPPRERDYKRRSSVSPPPPPLNYRDRRHSPPPRRSPPYKRSRREDGGYEGRRGSPRGGFGPGDRRFGYDYGGGYDREMMGRPGYPEERPHGRYFGRTSGGYQDWDSSRGYGDAANSGSTQREGLMSYKQFIQELEDDILPAEAERRYQEYKSEYISTQKRAFFDAHKDEEWLRDKYHPTNLVTVIERRNELARKVAKDFLLDLQSGTLELSPGVNALSSNKSGQISDPNSEDEADIGGKRRRHGRGPAKETDLSAAPKAHPVSSEPRRIQIDIEQAQGLVRKLDSEKGIEENILSGSDNDKINRDKSHGGLTGPVIIVRGLASVKGLEGVELLDTLITYLWRVHGLDYYGMIETSEAKGLRHVRAEGKNSDVTNNGSEWEKKLDSRWQERLRGQDPLVLMTAKDKIDAAAVEALDPYVRKIRDEKYGWKYGCGAKGCTKLFHAAEFVHKHLKLKHPELVMELTSKVREELYFQNYMNDPDAPGGTPVMQQSIPKDKPQRRKILENRLKDERGPRRERDNRANGSDRYDRSENPQSSDFTSNNDGPDGGNRDDTMFDAFGGQGMRVAAPFSSDIAPPPVLMPVPGAGPLGPFVPAPPELAMQVFRERGGPPPFEGNSRGGRPGPNLSGPAPFLLPPGFRQDPRRLRSYQDLDAPEDEVTVIDYRSL